A single Drechmeria coniospora strain ARSEF 6962 chromosome 03, whole genome shotgun sequence DNA region contains:
- a CDS encoding alcohol dehydrogenase, zinc-containing translates to MSRAHPTNLLSQSFTAIGFLPATQPHDDLMTVPSKTKQWTTAFDGVDKLQLGEADVPEPKAGEVLVRIEAVSLNYRDVEVCRGAYNQPPSPLAPAAPLVPCSDMCGTVIVSSEPLLPPGTRVVSVFLQLHLAGPLAEHHLSSSLGHPLPGVLTQHRLFRAESLVRTPVHLSAEEASCLPLAAVTAWAGLSWQNPLGRPLSCDGNETVLFQGTGAVSLAGLQIARAAGFRTIITSSSDAQLRRARDAGVDCAINHRTHWEWREPVLAATQGRGADVIFDTGRGRTLRKAFETVAFGGVINCIGYRSGEDREDVDGDKPPRLQRLDVDELALSRSVTLRAVVDGGKDQFEEMLRFYDRHQIKPFVAKVFPFAHAKEALQSLAEGEEHFGKVVIKMTE, encoded by the exons ATGTCACGTGCACATCCAACGAACCTCCTCTCACAGTCCTTCACCGCCATCGGCTTCCTTCCTGCTACCCAGCCTCACGACGACCTGATGACTGTCCCCTCCAAGACCAAGCAGTGGACGACGGCGTTCGATGGTGTCGATAAGCTCCAGCTCGGCGAAGCAGACGTTCCCGAGCCAAAGGCCGGCGAAGTCCTGGTCCGCATCGAAGCCGTGAGCCTGAATTACCGTGACGTCGAGG TCTGCAGAGGTGCCTACAACcagccgccctcgcccctcgccccggCCGCGCCCCTCGTTCCATGCTCCGACATGTGCGGAACCGTCATCGTCTCCTCCGAGCCCCTCTTGCCACCCGGCACCCGCGTCGTGTCCGTCTTTCTGCAGCTTCATCTCGCCGGCCCGCTCGCCGAGCACCATCTCTCCTCGAGCCTCGGCCACCCGCTGCCTGGCGTCCTCACCCAGCACCGCCTCTTCCGTGCCGAGTCCCTCGTCCGGACGCCAGTTCAtctctcggccgaggaagcctCCTGCCtacccctcgccgccgtcaccgcctgGGCAGGCCTGAGCTGGCAGAACCCCCTCGGCCGGCCACTCTCTTGTGACGGCAACGAGACGGTGCTCTTCCAGGGCACCGGCGCCGTGTCCCTCGCTGGCTTGCAAatcgcccgcgccgccggcttccgaaccatcatcacctcctcctcggacGCCCAGCTGCGGCGCGCCcgggacgccggcgtcgattGTGCCATCAACCACCGTACCCACTGGGAATGGCGGGagcccgtcctcgccgccacccaaggccgcggcgccgacgtcatcTTCGAcaccggccgcggccgcaCCCTTCGCAAGGCCTTTGAGACCGTCGCCTTTGGTGGCGTCATCAACTGCATAGGCTACCGCTCCGGCGAAGATCgagaggacgtcgacggcgacaaacCGCCCCGGCTGCAgcggctcgacgtcgacgagctcgccctgAGTCGGAGCGTCACCCtccgtgccgtcgtcgacggcggcaaggaccaATTCGAAGAGATGCTCCGCTTCTACGACCGGCACCAGATCAAGCCATTCGTCGCCAAGGTCTTCCCCTTTGCCCACGCCAAGGAGGCACTTCAGAGTCTCGCCGAGGGGGAGGAACACTTTGGCAAGGTCGTCATCAAGATGACCGAGTAG
- a CDS encoding hypothetical protein (related to MUC1 Extracellular alpha-1,4-glucan glucosidase), whose product MDLPPAPTPPVNTSGMPSSQQDRTANLLNLLKFSGAGASVGTTAPREPQPPQQPQQPPPQQHQLQQPQGHERQQPSFGQPQYPAARLHQPAPTAADPTGLLAALMRGAHESEEPRPPVQPAAGLDAAKANPFAGSPTADTRAFLLNLLNRPKPSQTDQPASVAEPSRSSNGTTPRSPDALAAAAAAADDDGHYQLPYQPQQHYQPQQHQTSSESFAQVPHPASNVSSFSFTQTQPLGSLDHRSSPRNGGAGDVKILKNGHASPAAGGGHLDPSRPGSDGSPMTSPPGCAARNVDRSSSLNSHQSLRHSVKQTPSTSEFETFPPPAEKHKETVAEAVHDLAGKADRDAREALDRAEQSMERSPAEAASPDVEEWRREPIVSAAASVSAAEKPTVDDDARTGLARGSKPDSPDAPLGGHRKAPPTSDGNGHVVADSWESADQDEVMVVDEKRTPPVRVYNFPMKPWIAITLHGDATEPRPLFRDDAIMDIARLKKDFDQIDRNLYTASQTYMTYGMSKQGGLRVIRQDDGKDAKIFTDTKDRIFNVAMSVTPADNARLQREAIIGTGISGTVYWVQIKDGDKDHVEDAHLEQYGFALPPMAFHDGDVPGGVLKTRARASTVHPEYFAVGRGKSISFIWPSFIMQNNLFKDGHDRVVDTDSLQRHCSLKINTGKAGKDFIFSPDDSVVVSLDKAGRVKFWDVGDLAAVKDGSDPRTPMPAHTSLEVKEPIMSLASTPEGDKAWPTSVLLLDKQRPYQKRCALRYMIVGMKQNHTLQLWDLALGKPVQEFNLPHGQESDAVCSVMYHPSSGMLVVGHPTRNSIYLAHLSAPKYNLKSVSQAEYVRRLVAQDPSLPQPDSTAVISGVREYSFANRGVIRSLDILCNPAMVQDVDEPTLFELYAMHSKGVACLLIRQGELGWSRDNKVLEPVDAVKEKVVTVSKLKAPQQETTAASAEAAPAWAATRGPPKESLVRSTPTPVEGLGQRGAESATPVRISKSDSRGTDTPVQSAKENQAEKPERKSRKRRTKEAEPAAANGTSGANRTAGHPGRAEGAKGADAVANGVPSDLLDSAMAAMEARLSTTVADALKSSLRNLHGKIDDGARVRDENFNKHQLKLLDMVSEVLNENTQKVLESLIHHQFTELVIPAVGDHAGRAVTDMLQNKLQPHVAAAVQKEIQSSLPHALGRSLRSADFVNAISDRVGSAVSTGLQQEVLATLGQRLAPSFANIAGQSAQRVAGELHQQYQEQFDQMKAQHAADAAKVDQLLAYVGRLTDMVSAMAASQSSLQAELQKLKQQPVHELPGASQGPPTAPRGSVSQGYGGGGIMAGGGVTSHRGSFAASQPVSQPPFANSSQYARGSQPVTSTQSDHVGAPSISALAGAFAHQMNKSDGEAELELAQRIHTIEKAIQEGRLQDAMIQWIQSGHEVEIFRRCLSVYPPSRFDNLSPLLLLVVIATISKDLKPNPRLKQEIDWIEMAVRSFGDSIPSYVSIPPLPPWSDAPTLTRRQDWEGQGFGEVMKSASQTMQLLVGRLQPLIAGYNDGYPLDPFLANVDKGKIEWIVRSSKHILESFVAPQRYE is encoded by the coding sequence ATGGACCTCCCACCGGCGCCCACGCCGCCCGTCAACACGAGCGGCATGCCGTCGAGCCAGCAGGACCGCACGGCCAACCTCCTCAACCTGCTCAAGTTCAGCGGtgccggtgcctcggtcggcacgaCGGCCCCCCGGGAGCCCCAGCCGCCCCAGCAGCCCCAGCAGCCCCCTCCCCAGCAGCATCAGCTCCAGCAGCCGCAAGGCCATGAGCGTCAGCAGCCGAGCTTTGGCCAGCCTCAATATCCCGCCGCTCGCCTCCATCAGCCCGCCCCGACCGCCGCCGATCCGACGGGCTTGCTGGCAGCCCTTATGAGGGGCGCTCACGAGTCCGAGGAGCCCCGACCGCCCGTCCAGCCGGCCGCCGGGCTCGACGCAGCCAAGGCCAATCCCTTcgccggctcgccgacggccgacacGAGAGCCTTTCTCCTGAACCTGCTCAACCGTCCCAAGCCTAGCCAGACGGACCAGCCTGCGTCCGTGGCCGAGCCGTCACGCTCCTCCAACGGTACCACGCCCCGATCCCCCgacgctctcgccgccgccgccgccgccgccgacgacgacggacatTACCAGCTTCCCTatcagccgcagcagcactaccagccgcagcagcaccagACTTCGTCCGAGTCCTTCGCCCAGGTGCCCCATCCGGCGTCCAACGTcagctccttctccttcaccCAGACGCAGCCCCTCGGCTCCCTCGACCACCGCTCGTCCCCCCGgaacggcggcgccggcgacgtcaagATTCTCAAAAACGGCCACGcttcgcccgccgccggcggcggccacctTGACCCGTCTCGTCCgggcagcgacggcagccCGATGACGAGCCCGCCTGGCTGCGCCGCGAGGAATGTCGaccgctcctcgtcgctgaATTCCCACCAGTCTCTCCGCCACTCGGTCAAGcagacgccctcgacgtccgAGTTCGAGACCTTCCCTCCGCCCGCCGAGAAGCACAAGGAGacggtggccgaggccgtccacgacctcgccggcaaGGCTGATCGGGATGCGCGCGAGGCCCTCGACCGGGCCGAGCAGAGCATGGAGCGGTcgcccgccgaggccgcgagCCCGGACGTCGAGGAGTGGCGCCGTGAGCCCatcgtctccgccgccgcctccgtctccgccGCGGAAAAGCcgacggtcgacgacgacgcgaggACCGGCCTCGCCCGGGGCTCCAAGCCTGACTCTCCCGACGCCCCCCTTGGCGGTCACCGAAAGGCGCCCCCCACCTCGGACGGCAACGGTCACGTCGTTGCCGACAGCTGGGAGAGCGCCGACCAGGACGAGGTCATGGTTGTCGACGAGAAGCGGACGCCGCCCGTGCGCGTCTACAACTTCCCCATGAAGCCGTGGATCGCCATCACGCTGCACGGGGACGCCACCGAGCCGCGCCCGCTGTTccgcgacgacgccatcatgGACATTGCCCGTCTCAAGAAGGACTTTGATCAGATCGACCGCAACCTCTACACGGCCTCGCAGACCTACATGACCTACGGCATGTCCAAGCAGGGCGGCCTGCGCGTCATCCGccaggacgacggcaaggacgccAAGATCTTCACCGACACCAAGGACCGCATCTTCAACGTCGCCATGTCCGTGACGCCCGCCGACAACGCCCGCCTCCAGCGcgaggccatcatcggcaccggcatcagCGGCACCGTCTATTGGGTCCAGATCAAGGACGGCGACAAGGACCACGTCGAGGACGCCCACCTCGAGCAGTACGGCTTCGCCCTGCCTCCCATGGCCttccacgacggcgacgtgccCGGCGGCGTCCTGAAGACGCGAGcgcgggcgtcgacggtccaCCCCGAGTActttgccgtcggccgcggcaaGTCCATCAGCTTCATCTGGCCCTCGTTCATCATGCAGAACAACCTCTTCAAGGACGGCCACgaccgcgtcgtcgacaccgaCAGCCTGCAGAGGCACTGCTCGCTCAAGATCAACACGGGCAAGGCCGGCAAGGACTTCATCTTCAGCCCCGACgactccgtcgtcgtctccctcgaCAAGGCCGGCCGCGTCAAGTTCTGggacgtcggcgacctcgccgccgtcaaggacggcTCCGACCCGCGCACTCCCATGCCGGCCCACACCTCCCTCGAGGTCAAGGAGCCCATCATGTCGCTCGCGAGCACGCCCGAGGGCGACAAGGCCTGGCCCACGtcggtgctgctgctcgacaaGCAGCGCCCGTACCAGAAGCGATGCGCCCTGCGGTACATGATTGTCGGCATGAAGCAGAACCACACCCTCCAGCTCTGGGATCTCGCCCTCGGGAAGCCCGTGCAAGAGTTCAACCTCCCCCACGGCCAGGAGTCGGACGCCGTCTGCAGCGTCATGTACCACCCGTCGAGCggcatgctcgtcgtcggccacccGACGCGAAACTCCATCTACCTCGCCCACCTCTCGGCGCCCAAGTACAACCTCAAGAGCGTGTCGCAGGCCGAGTACGTccgccggctcgtcgcccAGGACCCGTCCCTGCCCCAGCCCGACAGCACGGCCGTCATCAGCGGCGTCCGCGAGTACTCCTTCGCCAACCGGGGCGTCATCCGCAGCCTCGACATCCTCTGCAACCCCGCCATGGTgcaggacgtcgacgagccgacgcTGTTTGAGCTCTACGCCATGCACTCCAAGGGCGTCGCCTGCCTCCTCATCCGGCAGGGCGAGCTCGGCTGGTCCAGGGACAACAAGgtcctcgagcccgtcgacgccgtcaaggaaAAGGTCGTCACCGTCTCCAAGCTCAAGGCGCCCCAgcaggagacgacggcggcgtcggccgaggcggcgccggcctggGCCGCGACCCGCGGCCCGCCCAAGGAGTCGCTCGTgcggtcgacgccgacgcccgtcgagggcctcggtCAGCGAGGAGCCgagtcggcgacgcccgtcAGGATCAGCAAGAGCGACTCCAGGGGGACGGACACGCCGGTGCAGTCGGCCAAGGAGAACCAGGCGGAGAAGCCGGAGAGGAAGTCTCGCAAGCGAAGGACCAAGGAGGCCGAGCCCGCCGCGGCCAACGGAACCTCGGGCGCCAACCGGACGGCGGGTCATCCCGGccgcgccgagggcgccaaGGGAGCGGATGCCGTCGCCAACGGCGTGCCGTCGGACCTGCTCGACTctgccatggccgccatggaGGCGCgcctgtcgacgacggtggccgaCGCGCTCAAGTCGTCGCTCAGGAACCTGCACGGCAAGATTGACGATGGAGCGCGCGTTAGGGACGAGAACTTCAACAAGCACCAGCTCAAGCTCCTCGACATGGTCTCCGAGGTCCTCAACGAGAACACGCAAAAGGTGCTCGAGTCCCTGATCCACCACCAGTTCACCGAGCTCGTCatccccgccgtcggcgaccacGCGGGCAGGGCCGTGACAGACATGCTCCAGAACAAGCTGCAGCCACacgtcgccgcggccgtccAGAAGGAGATTCAGAGCTCCCTGCCTCACGCGCTCGGCCGCTCGCTCCGGTCGGCCGACTTTGTCAACGCCATCTCCGACCGCGTTGGCTCCGCCGTCTCGACGGGGCTGCAGCAGGAGGTGCTCGCGACGCTCGGCCAGAGGCTGGCGCCGTCCTTTGCCAACATCGCCGGCCAGAGCGCCCAGCGCGTCGCTGGCGAGCTCCACCAGCAGTATCAGGAGCAGTTTGATCAGATGAAGGCCcagcacgccgccgacgcggccaaggTCGACCAGCTGCTGGCGTACGTCGGTCGCCTGACGGACATGGtctccgccatggccgcttCCCAGTCGTCTCTCCAGGCCGAGCTGCAGAAGCTGAAGCAGCAGCCCGTGCACGAGCTTCCGGGCGCTTCCCAGGGCCCCCCCACGGCGCCCCGTGGCAGCGTCAGCCAGGggtacggcggcggcggcatcatggccggcggcggcgtgacGAGCCACCGCGGCAGCTTCGCGGCCAGCCAACCCGTCAGCCAGCCGCCGTTCGCAAACAGCTCGCAGTACGCGCGCGGGTCCCAGCCGGTGACGAGCACGCAGTCCGACCACGTCGGGGCCCCGAGCATCAGCGCCTTGGCCGGAGCCTTTGCCCACCAGATGAACAagagcgacggcgaagccgagCTGGAGCTCGCGCAGCGAATCCACACCATCGAGAAGGCCATCCAGGAAGGCCGGCTGCAGGATGCCATGATCCAGTGGATCCAGAGCGGTCACGAGGTGGAGATTTTCCGACGGTGCCTCAGCGTCTACCCGCCGAGCAGGTTCGACAACTTgtcgccgctgctgctgctggtcgTCATCGCGACCATCTCCAAGGACCTGAAGCCCAACCCGCGGCTCAAGCAGGAGATTGACTGGATCGAGATGGCGGTGCGCTCCTTTGGCGACAGCATCCCATCCTACGTGAGcatcccccccctcccaccTTGGAGCGACGCGCCGACGCTGACCCGACGACAGGACTGGGAAGGCCAGGGCTTTGGAGAGGTGATGAAGAGCGCGTCGCAGACGATGCagcttctcgtcggccgcctccagCCGCTGATTGCGGGCTACAACGACGGGTACCCCCTCGACCCGTTCCTGGCCAACGTCGACAAGGGCAAGATTGAGTGGATCGTGCGATCGTCGAAGCACATTCTCGAGTCCTTTGTGGCGCCGCAGCGTTACGAGTAG